The Candidatus Omnitrophota bacterium genome includes the window GTTCAATATCTATTTTATACTGCTCTTTGCCCTTGTTCGTAGGGTCATACCAGCCGAGCTTTTCTATCTCACGCCCGTCACGCCGCCTCTCCGACGGCATAACAACAATTCTGTAATAAGGGCTGTGCTTCGCCCCCAATCTCTTGAGTCTTATCTTAACCACTCTTTTCCTCCTCGTGCCTGACGGCTATAACCGCCTAAAAATCACCAATAACACTATAAAATTTACGCTC containing:
- the rpsP gene encoding 30S ribosomal protein S16, coding for MVKIRLKRLGAKHSPYYRIVVMPSERRRDGREIEKLGWYDPTNKGKEQYKIDIERAEYWLSKGAQPTEVVRGFIKKERVKSA